The following are from one region of the Geoalkalibacter subterraneus genome:
- a CDS encoding DUF2493 domain-containing protein, whose translation MELHAKEKYVRVIIAGSRTCTDFQLVESAIAASGFVITRIISGGAKGVDQAGEQWARRNDIPIERFDPDWKRFGRGAGPMRNREMAQNADALIAIWDGKSKGTHNMIDLAKRQGLEVFIYPL comes from the coding sequence ATGGAACTTCATGCAAAGGAGAAATACGTGCGCGTCATTATTGCTGGGTCACGGACCTGCACCGACTTTCAATTGGTCGAAAGCGCCATCGCCGCTTCAGGCTTTGTCATCACCCGGATCATCTCCGGCGGAGCCAAAGGGGTCGATCAGGCCGGTGAACAATGGGCCCGTCGCAACGACATTCCGATCGAGCGGTTCGACCCAGACTGGAAGCGCTTTGGGCGCGGCGCGGGCCCCATGCGCAATCGGGAAATGGCGCAAAATGCCGATGCGCTTATTGCAATCTGGGATGGAAAGAGCAAAGGAACTCACAACATGATCGATCTGGCCAAACGCCAGGGGCTTGAGGTTTTTATCTATCCCCTGTGA